In Trichocoleus desertorum NBK24, the following are encoded in one genomic region:
- a CDS encoding RodZ family helix-turn-helix domain-containing protein produces MVLKPVYCSDATGNIAIEISQEELRTILSQIESELYHSEVYRRVLAGLQTMLGETAGGAQTLVKAVSREAIRLAFRQFFKQYRAISASLKQDDAIPDEAADTVSDLPSTVTSTDPIANPMELEALATSTTTDENATHQDTIVVVEDAPLEATPIESIKSTPVEEAPILLGLMGKPAKKLTKAELAAQKFAQEREESLRQVGHEIRTARQARSLSLHQLHNLTLVPIHQLEALETGHIERLPEDVYVRGFIRRIGNALGLDGNNLVAAIPAPDPVKAVLPSWYHPEAESGGLCLRPVHLYVGYAALMAGAVGGLTWLSHQNAPEAAIDTTQVFPEQASVTPSARQQTPKTTPGLKASKIGVVAGPDIAPPEAFSN; encoded by the coding sequence GTGGTACTAAAACCTGTGTATTGCTCAGACGCTACTGGAAACATCGCAATTGAGATTTCCCAAGAAGAATTGCGAACCATCCTCAGCCAAATAGAGTCCGAACTCTATCACAGTGAAGTCTATCGTCGAGTATTAGCTGGCCTACAGACCATGCTGGGCGAAACTGCTGGCGGGGCACAGACCCTCGTCAAAGCAGTGAGCAGAGAAGCCATTCGACTTGCATTCCGACAATTTTTTAAGCAATATCGAGCCATTTCTGCTTCGCTCAAGCAAGACGACGCTATTCCAGATGAAGCCGCAGACACAGTAAGTGACTTACCCTCTACAGTTACTTCTACTGACCCCATTGCCAATCCTATGGAACTTGAAGCCTTAGCAACTTCTACCACCACTGACGAGAACGCTACCCACCAAGATACGATTGTGGTCGTAGAGGACGCTCCTCTAGAAGCAACGCCCATTGAAAGCATTAAATCGACTCCTGTAGAAGAGGCACCCATCCTTTTAGGACTGATGGGTAAGCCAGCGAAGAAACTTACCAAGGCAGAGTTGGCAGCGCAGAAGTTTGCTCAAGAGAGAGAGGAAAGCCTGCGCCAAGTTGGTCACGAAATTCGGACGGCTCGGCAGGCGCGATCGCTCTCGCTGCACCAACTCCACAATCTAACCTTGGTGCCGATTCATCAACTCGAAGCCCTCGAAACAGGCCACATTGAGCGTTTGCCCGAAGATGTCTATGTCCGGGGTTTCATCCGGCGCATTGGCAACGCCTTAGGCTTAGATGGCAATAATCTTGTAGCTGCGATCCCAGCCCCTGATCCCGTCAAGGCAGTTTTACCGTCCTGGTATCATCCGGAAGCTGAGTCCGGCGGATTATGCCTGCGTCCAGTGCACTTATATGTGGGTTACGCAGCGCTCATGGCGGGTGCAGTGGGTGGCTTAACCTGGCTGTCACACCAAAATGCCCCAGAAGCGGCTATCGACACCACTCAGGTTTTTCCAGAACAAGCTTCAGTGACGCCTTCCGCTCGTCAGCAAACGCCTAAGACTACTCCTGGTCTAAAAGCGAGCAAGATTGGGGTTGTGGCTGGACCAGATATTGCCCCACCCGAAGCGTTCTCTAACTGA
- the proB gene encoding glutamate 5-kinase produces MPQTVVIKIGTSSLTNPDTGYLALSTIAALVETLSQLRQLGHSVILVSSGAVGVGCARLGMTERPRTIALKQAVAAVGQGRLMRVYDDFFTSLQQPIAQVLLTRTDLVQRSRYLNAYGTFQELLRLGVIPIVNENDTVAVDELKFGDNDTLSALVASLVEADWLFLLTDVDRLYSADPRSNPDAQPISLVQSIEQLEALQVQVGDRGSRWGTGGMVTKITAARIATGAGVRTVITEGRSPQNLLKILQGEPIGTHFEPQPQAASARKRWIAHGLLPAGKLYLDDGAVKVIRQLGKSLLAAGIVEVEGEFQSQDALQLCDRNGREIARGLVNYNSTELQQIRGCRSEAIPGILGYAAPETVVHRDNLVLSGQPSDRSPSLSSLVEEPDITL; encoded by the coding sequence ATGCCTCAAACCGTAGTAATCAAAATTGGAACTTCGAGCCTGACGAATCCCGATACTGGGTATTTAGCTCTGTCTACGATCGCGGCTTTGGTCGAAACGTTAAGCCAATTACGGCAACTGGGCCACTCCGTGATTTTGGTATCTTCGGGGGCCGTTGGGGTGGGCTGTGCGCGCTTAGGGATGACAGAGAGACCCCGCACGATCGCGCTCAAGCAAGCAGTGGCTGCTGTGGGTCAGGGCCGATTGATGCGGGTTTATGATGACTTTTTTACGTCGCTACAACAGCCGATCGCTCAAGTGCTGCTGACTCGGACTGACTTAGTGCAGCGCAGTCGCTACCTGAATGCTTACGGCACTTTCCAGGAACTGTTGCGGTTGGGCGTGATTCCGATCGTCAACGAAAATGACACTGTCGCCGTGGACGAGTTGAAGTTTGGTGATAACGACACCTTATCGGCTTTGGTCGCTAGCTTGGTAGAAGCAGATTGGCTGTTTTTGTTGACCGACGTCGATCGCTTGTACTCAGCTGATCCCCGTAGTAATCCAGATGCCCAACCAATTAGTTTGGTGCAATCGATCGAACAACTAGAAGCGCTACAGGTGCAAGTCGGCGATCGCGGCTCTCGTTGGGGAACCGGGGGAATGGTCACTAAAATTACCGCAGCTCGTATTGCCACAGGCGCAGGGGTGCGGACGGTGATTACAGAAGGGCGATCGCCCCAGAATCTACTCAAAATTTTGCAAGGCGAACCGATTGGCACCCATTTTGAGCCTCAGCCTCAAGCGGCCAGTGCTCGCAAGCGTTGGATTGCTCACGGTTTATTACCTGCAGGCAAGCTCTATTTAGACGATGGTGCTGTCAAGGTGATCCGTCAGTTAGGCAAATCTCTACTCGCCGCTGGGATTGTGGAAGTGGAAGGGGAGTTTCAGAGCCAGGATGCGCTGCAGTTGTGCGATCGCAATGGCCGCGAAATCGCCAGAGGGTTGGTCAACTACAACAGCACAGAACTACAGCAAATTCGGGGCTGTCGTTCCGAAGCGATTCCTGGCATTTTGGGCTACGCTGCACCGGAGACTGTGGTACATCGCGACAACTTAGTGCTGAGTGGACAACCCAGCGATCGCTCCCCTTCGCTTAGTTCGCTAGTCGAAGAACCGGATATTACCCTTTAG
- a CDS encoding YqeG family HAD IIIA-type phosphatase, whose protein sequence is MSWGSLLQPDLVLEGSILTLTPQILQQYSLKGLILDVDETLVPFRMTQASTELLNWVEDIQEVATLWLVSNNLSESRIRGIAHSLKLPYLFGAGKPSRRKLRQAVTAMDLPVEQVAMVGDRLFTDVLAGNRFGMFTILVEPMVDPTQVARRHPVRTFEVWLSQALGASLTSKQ, encoded by the coding sequence ATGTCCTGGGGTTCCCTGTTACAGCCTGATTTGGTCTTAGAAGGCTCAATTTTGACGCTGACACCGCAAATTTTGCAGCAGTACAGCCTCAAAGGTTTGATTCTAGATGTGGATGAAACGCTTGTACCGTTCAGAATGACGCAAGCTTCGACAGAATTGCTGAATTGGGTAGAAGATATCCAAGAAGTCGCCACACTTTGGCTGGTAAGCAATAACCTGAGCGAGAGTCGCATTCGTGGCATTGCTCACTCGCTGAAGTTGCCCTACCTGTTTGGAGCGGGTAAGCCCTCTCGTCGCAAGTTGAGGCAAGCTGTGACAGCGATGGATCTGCCTGTGGAACAGGTGGCAATGGTGGGCGATCGCTTGTTCACCGATGTTCTAGCGGGAAATCGATTTGGTATGTTTACCATTTTGGTAGAACCGATGGTAGACCCTACTCAAGTCGCCCGTCGTCATCCTGTGCGTACGTTTGAAGTTTGGCTGTCGCAAGCCCTCGGTGCTTCTCTAACGTCGAAACAATAG
- the mltG gene encoding endolytic transglycosylase MltG, whose amino-acid sequence MKAVQRISKWSFYLLLLPAVLGLSAWQGWSWWSWASAPPLKVTASAPTSATAVEGNKAVRIQIPPGTPAQQIGRDLEGAGLIRSATAWDLWTRWLSFQNRQGGFQAGTYELSPAQPLPAIADKIWSGEVVQASFTIPEGWSLQQMAAYFESQGFFKAQEFLTAASQIPQNQYPWLPAGLPHLEGFLYPDTYQLSDDQITPQAVLEQMLNRFEQAALPLYQQNQQQTKLSLLEWVTLASIVEREAVIPAERPRISGVFTQRLQQGIPLGADPTVEYGLGIQQTPDQPLTLAQVNTASPYNTYLNAGLPPTPIGSPGLASLEATLKPEKTEYLYFVARYDGTHVFSRTLAEHEAAQAQIQDGRAAARNAEAENPSNAPQNRQ is encoded by the coding sequence ATGAAAGCAGTCCAACGCATTTCCAAGTGGTCATTTTACTTATTACTCCTGCCCGCAGTTCTAGGTTTGTCTGCGTGGCAGGGGTGGTCATGGTGGAGTTGGGCCAGCGCCCCACCCTTGAAGGTGACGGCCTCAGCCCCAACTTCGGCTACAGCTGTAGAAGGTAATAAAGCGGTTCGAATCCAAATTCCACCTGGCACGCCAGCGCAACAAATTGGCCGCGACTTAGAGGGGGCGGGATTAATTCGTTCGGCCACTGCTTGGGATTTATGGACGCGCTGGTTATCTTTCCAAAATCGTCAAGGCGGCTTTCAGGCAGGAACCTATGAGCTGTCGCCTGCACAGCCTTTGCCCGCGATCGCCGACAAAATTTGGTCTGGGGAGGTAGTACAAGCTAGCTTCACCATTCCTGAAGGCTGGTCACTTCAACAAATGGCTGCTTACTTTGAGTCGCAGGGCTTTTTCAAAGCTCAAGAATTTCTCACTGCTGCTAGCCAAATTCCTCAAAATCAATATCCTTGGTTGCCTGCAGGGTTGCCTCACTTGGAAGGCTTTTTGTACCCTGATACCTATCAGTTGTCGGACGACCAAATTACGCCTCAAGCTGTGTTGGAACAGATGCTCAACCGTTTTGAGCAAGCTGCCTTACCCCTCTATCAACAAAATCAGCAACAAACCAAATTGAGTTTGCTGGAGTGGGTGACTTTAGCCAGCATTGTGGAACGAGAAGCAGTGATTCCTGCCGAACGGCCCCGAATTTCTGGGGTATTTACTCAACGTCTGCAACAAGGTATTCCCCTAGGCGCTGATCCAACGGTGGAGTATGGCTTGGGAATTCAACAAACACCTGACCAACCCTTGACTCTAGCTCAAGTCAACACTGCTTCGCCCTACAACACTTACCTCAATGCAGGACTACCACCCACGCCCATCGGTAGTCCTGGCTTAGCCAGTCTAGAGGCAACTCTGAAGCCTGAGAAAACGGAGTATCTCTATTTTGTGGCTCGCTATGATGGCACCCATGTGTTCAGTCGTACGTTAGCAGAGCATGAAGCTGCCCAAGCTCAAATTCAGGATGGGCGCGCTGCTGCACGGAATGCCGAGGCAGAAAATCCCTCAAACGCTCCTCAGAATCGTCAGTAG
- a CDS encoding DUF3727 domain-containing protein, whose protein sequence is MTESNMDREGAGMPEEDFDAPTVVLTDDTGRSLNCYIEHSIDIEEQEYVFLLPIDSPVEIFAWQEEGDEEEAIPVEDEAEIERIFPIARAVLQEQNLELKRTAVTLTVEGDLPELNEEDVEVADEGDSGEHEELQLLASFYDEEQEYAIYAPLDPFFILAKMDAEGQPKLLSPEELSKIEPMLPMIEDQLFDEME, encoded by the coding sequence ATGACTGAGTCAAACATGGATCGAGAAGGCGCAGGCATGCCCGAAGAAGATTTTGATGCTCCTACTGTCGTTCTTACCGATGACACCGGGCGATCGCTAAACTGCTATATCGAGCATTCGATCGATATTGAGGAACAAGAGTACGTATTTCTTCTCCCCATTGACTCTCCCGTCGAAATTTTTGCTTGGCAAGAAGAAGGAGATGAGGAAGAAGCCATTCCAGTGGAGGACGAGGCAGAAATCGAGCGGATTTTTCCCATCGCCCGTGCGGTTTTGCAAGAGCAGAACTTGGAACTCAAGCGGACTGCCGTCACTCTTACAGTTGAGGGAGATTTGCCCGAACTCAATGAGGAAGATGTAGAGGTGGCTGACGAAGGGGATTCGGGTGAGCACGAAGAGTTGCAGTTGCTTGCTAGCTTCTATGATGAAGAGCAAGAGTATGCCATTTATGCACCTCTTGACCCATTTTTTATTCTGGCTAAGATGGATGCCGAAGGGCAACCCAAATTACTCTCCCCAGAGGAATTAAGCAAGATTGAACCGATGTTGCCCATGATCGAAGATCAACTCTTTGATGAGATGGAATAA
- the ruvX gene encoding Holliday junction resolvase RuvX: MARISALGLDVGRKRIGVAGCDGTGLIATGLTTIEYKSFAQVVDQLRDLIQQRQVQVLVVGLPYSMDGSLGFQAKQVQKFAKRLTAALQMPVEYMDERLTSFQAEQLLQAENISPSRNKALIDRKAAALILQQWLDQRRSQKSPDSAMTTPNSALM; this comes from the coding sequence ATGGCGAGGATTTCAGCTCTAGGTTTAGACGTCGGTAGGAAGCGCATTGGCGTGGCGGGTTGTGATGGCACTGGGCTAATCGCAACTGGGCTAACGACGATTGAGTACAAATCCTTTGCCCAAGTAGTAGACCAACTCAGAGACTTAATCCAGCAGCGTCAGGTACAAGTTTTAGTCGTAGGTCTGCCCTATTCGATGGATGGGAGCTTGGGTTTTCAAGCCAAGCAGGTACAAAAGTTTGCCAAACGGCTAACAGCCGCTCTGCAAATGCCAGTGGAATATATGGATGAACGACTCACGTCATTCCAAGCGGAGCAGTTGTTGCAGGCTGAAAATATTTCCCCATCGCGGAATAAAGCATTAATCGATCGCAAAGCTGCGGCCCTAATTCTGCAACAATGGTTAGATCAGCGCCGTTCCCAAAAATCCCCAGATTCTGCCATGACAACCCCAAACTCTGCACTGATGTAG
- a CDS encoding GNAT family N-acetyltransferase codes for MTSVSQNSNSVIRPVQHQDLDVVEPLFVEAAIADNHSNLDALQRRLQQVRRWYGLFKFLSLFPNPFQYRFCTYVAEQDHQVRGAIQVSPFNRTRSTWRVERVGVVETESQTQGTGSQLLRSCFEAIWEARTWLLEVNVNNKTALALYRQNGFQPLAQLTHWAIAPELLQELAEREPDLPNLLPVSNADAQLLYQLDTAAMPPLVRQVFDRHLHDFKTSLFGALLEGVKQWVNQTEVVSGYVFEPQRKAAIGYFQIQLCRDSSQNHQGQLTVHPAYTWLYPELLSQMARIAQDFPAQALLLSSADYQPEREEYLERIGATRTEHTLMMSRSVWHKLREAKPVSLEGLQLSDVLQGFQPARKPVPGRMSLPNLWQSDKTAEPAEAPLAYSETPDAETAARSLSTPEPSAVTPLSSPVSEVPARKLGFSIARNFWGKRRIFTSKKELKLNPVPEIHFPQGHQNDSWC; via the coding sequence ATGACTTCAGTCTCCCAAAACTCCAACTCTGTGATTCGTCCAGTCCAGCACCAAGACCTGGACGTTGTTGAGCCGTTGTTTGTGGAGGCTGCGATCGCAGACAATCACAGCAACTTGGATGCCTTGCAGCGACGCTTACAGCAAGTGCGGCGTTGGTATGGGCTGTTCAAATTTCTCAGCTTGTTCCCCAATCCGTTTCAATACCGCTTCTGCACCTATGTGGCGGAGCAAGATCATCAAGTGCGAGGTGCCATTCAGGTGTCACCGTTTAATCGCACTCGTAGCACTTGGCGGGTAGAGCGAGTGGGGGTGGTGGAGACAGAATCTCAGACTCAAGGGACAGGCTCCCAACTGCTGCGGTCTTGTTTTGAGGCGATTTGGGAAGCGCGAACTTGGCTCTTGGAAGTCAACGTCAATAACAAAACGGCTTTAGCCCTCTATCGCCAAAATGGGTTTCAGCCGCTGGCTCAATTGACTCACTGGGCGATCGCGCCAGAGTTACTGCAAGAGCTAGCTGAGCGCGAACCTGATTTACCTAACTTGCTACCTGTGAGTAATGCCGATGCGCAGTTGCTGTACCAACTTGATACAGCAGCGATGCCGCCATTGGTACGGCAAGTGTTCGATCGCCACTTACACGACTTCAAAACCAGCTTGTTTGGGGCGCTGCTAGAAGGCGTTAAGCAATGGGTTAATCAGACGGAAGTGGTCAGCGGTTACGTATTTGAACCCCAACGCAAAGCTGCTATTGGTTACTTCCAAATTCAACTGTGTCGCGATAGTTCCCAAAACCACCAGGGACAGCTAACTGTTCATCCCGCCTACACCTGGCTGTATCCAGAGCTATTGTCTCAGATGGCCCGGATTGCCCAAGATTTTCCAGCGCAAGCGCTGCTTTTGTCTTCGGCGGACTACCAACCCGAACGCGAAGAATATTTAGAGCGGATCGGCGCAACTCGCACCGAGCATACGCTGATGATGTCGCGCTCGGTCTGGCACAAATTACGAGAAGCTAAACCAGTTTCCCTAGAAGGGTTGCAGCTATCCGATGTTCTGCAAGGCTTTCAACCTGCGCGTAAGCCAGTACCTGGTCGGATGTCTCTCCCCAACCTGTGGCAAAGCGACAAAACTGCTGAGCCAGCCGAAGCTCCTTTAGCCTATAGTGAGACTCCCGACGCAGAAACCGCAGCGCGATCGCTTTCCACACCAGAGCCATCTGCCGTCACACCTCTGTCTTCACCTGTCTCGGAAGTACCTGCCCGCAAGTTAGGCTTTTCGATCGCTCGCAACTTTTGGGGCAAACGCCGCATCTTCACCAGCAAGAAAGAGCTAAAGCTCAACCCTGTACCGGAAATCCATTTTCCTCAAGGACATCAAAATGATTCCTGGTGCTAA
- a CDS encoding F420-0:Gamma-glutamyl ligase — MGSIGIGLGAAALLVGLGVLALESQYRRRPGNDLELTSGNWQLEVYEPQRYVLVGELELCNRTRSLEIMVPEVQAQVKLLSKASLEGVTHTTRVVPNHADVPARPDDYWFGYIVKIGKSTRLQVVVEMQGEDLTPLQVAWIQIRYVTYGPEGRIPKVRHVIVPLQFPTPETAPSRWRPATNADVLPIRTHLLTHLDDPVEVIKRYVAPYSQPGDVVTLGESPVAIMQGRFRHPTQVKPGWVAKRLCYFFLPTSSLATACGLQALVDIVGPGRVVFAFVVGAIAKIFGKPGMFYQLAGEQARLIDDVTGTLPPYDQFIVMGPENPQQVVDQIYRETGLLAAIVDVNDLKAVKILAASPGLTQTFLEQALISNPAGNSDEQTPIVLIRPTDANGSVKPAVS, encoded by the coding sequence GTGGGGAGTATCGGAATTGGTTTAGGAGCAGCAGCGCTACTCGTTGGCCTAGGAGTCTTAGCGCTAGAGAGTCAATACCGTCGTCGTCCTGGAAATGACCTAGAGCTGACCTCAGGCAACTGGCAACTAGAGGTGTACGAACCTCAACGGTATGTTTTGGTTGGTGAACTTGAGCTGTGCAATCGTACTCGCAGCTTGGAAATTATGGTGCCAGAAGTTCAGGCTCAGGTGAAGTTGCTGTCCAAGGCGAGCCTAGAGGGCGTGACCCACACCACAAGGGTGGTGCCCAATCATGCGGATGTCCCCGCTAGACCTGATGACTACTGGTTTGGTTACATCGTTAAAATTGGCAAGTCTACCCGTCTGCAAGTTGTGGTGGAGATGCAAGGTGAAGACCTGACACCCCTTCAAGTTGCCTGGATTCAAATTCGCTACGTCACCTATGGTCCGGAGGGACGCATTCCTAAAGTGCGGCATGTGATTGTGCCACTGCAATTCCCAACCCCTGAAACCGCTCCCTCGCGCTGGCGACCTGCTACGAATGCCGATGTGTTGCCCATCCGTACGCATCTTCTGACTCACTTAGATGATCCGGTTGAAGTGATCAAGCGCTACGTCGCGCCTTACTCGCAACCCGGAGATGTGGTCACCCTGGGAGAAAGCCCAGTGGCAATCATGCAAGGGCGGTTTCGACACCCCACACAAGTGAAGCCTGGTTGGGTTGCGAAGCGCTTGTGTTACTTCTTCTTGCCTACTTCCAGCTTGGCGACTGCTTGTGGGTTGCAAGCCTTGGTGGATATTGTGGGGCCTGGGCGAGTAGTCTTTGCGTTTGTGGTGGGCGCGATCGCCAAGATCTTTGGTAAACCAGGGATGTTTTACCAACTGGCTGGCGAACAAGCTCGCCTGATCGATGATGTGACGGGTACTCTGCCGCCTTACGACCAATTTATTGTCATGGGGCCAGAAAACCCGCAGCAAGTCGTGGATCAGATCTATCGAGAAACAGGGTTGCTAGCCGCGATCGTAGACGTGAACGATTTAAAAGCAGTTAAGATATTGGCAGCATCCCCTGGCCTAACTCAAACCTTTTTGGAGCAGGCATTAATCAGTAATCCCGCCGGAAATTCTGACGAACAAACGCCAATCGTTTTGATTCGACCCACTGATGCCAACGGGAGCGTCAAGCCAGCAGTTAGCTGA
- the cruF gene encoding gamma-carotene 1'-hydroxylase CruF, with translation MKQLVTAERFSLIGHVVAMAFGLAGLLLVLPHPEFILQLPAAGQTLFQWSMAGGGVVYILLGAIAVAIYTYRTLGWQRWLAFMVPSVCISLSSELLGTSTGFPFGDYGYLSGLGYKIAGLVPFTIPLSWFYLGCASYLLARVGLEASQQTKLPGWVRGGLAIALGALLLTSWDFVLDPAMSQTAVPFWEWKQPGAFFGMPYQNFAGWWGTGAVFMSVAALLWGKAPITLNRQQLQLPLAIYLSNFAFAMIMSLAAGIWIPVLLGLALGVAPALILWRMAPATSISQLGDTTEAVLPFVGEVSEPAISLASELSVAPMELGSK, from the coding sequence ATGAAGCAACTTGTGACTGCTGAGCGCTTCAGTTTAATTGGCCATGTGGTAGCAATGGCCTTTGGACTAGCCGGATTGCTTTTAGTTTTACCCCATCCAGAGTTTATTCTCCAGCTGCCTGCGGCAGGGCAAACCTTATTTCAGTGGAGCATGGCTGGGGGCGGAGTGGTTTACATTCTGCTAGGGGCGATCGCCGTTGCCATCTACACCTATCGGACTTTAGGCTGGCAGCGTTGGCTGGCTTTTATGGTGCCTTCTGTCTGCATTTCTCTTTCTAGTGAGCTTTTGGGCACCAGCACTGGTTTCCCCTTTGGTGACTACGGTTATCTGAGCGGTTTAGGTTACAAGATTGCTGGTTTGGTACCGTTCACGATTCCTTTGTCTTGGTTCTACCTCGGTTGTGCTTCTTATTTATTGGCCCGCGTGGGTTTGGAGGCTAGCCAGCAGACCAAATTACCAGGATGGGTACGGGGTGGTTTGGCGATCGCCCTGGGTGCTCTGCTACTTACCTCTTGGGACTTTGTGCTAGACCCTGCCATGAGCCAAACGGCAGTTCCTTTCTGGGAATGGAAGCAACCAGGCGCTTTCTTTGGCATGCCTTACCAGAACTTTGCAGGTTGGTGGGGTACGGGCGCTGTGTTTATGAGCGTCGCTGCCCTGTTATGGGGTAAAGCTCCCATCACGTTGAATCGGCAACAGTTACAGCTACCTTTGGCGATTTACCTCAGCAATTTCGCCTTCGCGATGATTATGAGCTTGGCCGCAGGCATCTGGATTCCAGTGCTGTTGGGCTTGGCGCTTGGCGTGGCTCCAGCATTGATTCTGTGGCGCATGGCCCCCGCGACTAGCATTTCCCAGCTTGGGGATACGACCGAGGCTGTGTTGCCTTTTGTCGGCGAAGTCAGTGAACCAGCGATCAGTCTGGCGAGTGAACTGTCTGTTGCGCCTATGGAACTCGGCTCGAAGTGA
- the cruG gene encoding 2'-O-glycosyltransferase CruG, with product MTPVAFSGQGDGSVPGAIGLVLLLLQVPAVAILLSRLLRGPNRHPPLQPQKPSPELLGKVSIVVPTLNEAERIGPCLASLSQQSYEVREVLVVDSRSQDGTPDLVKRAGQADPRFRLLTDDPLPPGWVGRPWALHTGFVESSEQSDWVLGVDADTYLNPGLVSSLVKTAIAESYDILSLAPQFILKYPGELWLQPALLMTLVYRFGPAGETNNSAERVMANGQCFLSRRSVLAALGGYSSARNSFCDDVTLARHAAAQGAKVGFFDGSKLLKVRMYEGAAETWREWGRSLDLKDAADRGQIWGDLWLLAAVQGLPVPLTLMLLSWISLGFGSLPVVAALGLNLGLLVMRVGLLWAIAPSYDLTQAKAAWLFWLSPLADPLAVLRIFLSSTQTSIQWRGRSYTQA from the coding sequence TTGACTCCGGTAGCATTCAGTGGACAAGGAGATGGTTCTGTACCAGGAGCGATCGGCCTTGTTCTGCTGCTGCTACAAGTTCCTGCCGTCGCAATTTTGCTGTCTCGCTTATTGCGCGGTCCCAATCGCCACCCTCCATTACAGCCTCAGAAACCTAGCCCAGAACTGCTGGGAAAGGTCAGCATTGTCGTTCCTACGCTCAACGAAGCAGAGCGAATTGGGCCTTGTCTCGCCAGTTTGAGCCAGCAAAGCTACGAAGTGCGAGAAGTTTTGGTGGTGGACAGCCGTTCCCAAGATGGCACGCCAGATCTGGTTAAACGAGCGGGACAAGCTGATCCGCGCTTCCGGTTGCTGACGGATGATCCGTTACCTCCGGGTTGGGTAGGACGGCCTTGGGCTTTACATACGGGCTTCGTCGAAAGCTCGGAGCAAAGCGACTGGGTGCTGGGCGTAGATGCTGATACTTATCTAAACCCTGGCTTAGTTAGCAGTTTGGTGAAGACCGCGATCGCGGAAAGCTACGACATCCTTTCCCTAGCCCCCCAATTCATCCTCAAGTATCCGGGAGAGCTATGGCTACAACCTGCTCTGCTGATGACGTTGGTGTATCGCTTCGGTCCCGCTGGCGAAACTAACAATTCCGCTGAGCGGGTGATGGCGAATGGGCAATGCTTTCTTAGTCGGCGTTCGGTTTTGGCGGCTTTGGGCGGTTACAGCAGCGCGCGCAACTCCTTCTGTGATGATGTCACGCTGGCTCGTCATGCGGCTGCCCAAGGAGCCAAGGTGGGGTTCTTTGATGGCTCGAAGTTGCTGAAGGTACGAATGTACGAAGGAGCAGCGGAAACTTGGCGCGAATGGGGGCGATCGCTCGACCTCAAGGATGCAGCAGACCGTGGTCAAATTTGGGGCGACCTCTGGCTACTCGCTGCTGTGCAAGGATTACCAGTACCTCTAACGCTGATGTTGCTGAGCTGGATCAGCCTGGGATTTGGTTCTTTACCTGTGGTGGCGGCTTTAGGCTTAAACCTGGGCTTGTTAGTCATGCGGGTAGGCTTGCTATGGGCGATCGCACCCTCTTACGACCTCACTCAAGCTAAAGCGGCTTGGCTTTTCTGGCTCTCTCCTTTAGCCGATCCCTTAGCTGTACTCCGCATCTTCCTTTCGTCTACTCAAACCTCAATTCAGTGGCGAGGGCGGAGCTATACCCAGGCTTAG
- a CDS encoding ZIP family metal transporter: MLHSFAQLPVFYLGLFGSLLAGLATGVGALPILFLSKVTQKFQGALMGFGAGVMLAATSFSLLIPGIEAATEQTGSEVVAALIVSAGMLLGAFFLWFSHRYSPHEHFIKGPEGSNPVSLKRIWLFIIAITIHNFPEGLAVGVGFGGETLANGITLATGIGLQNMPEGFVVALALVGEKYSKGTALMVALMTGLVEPFGGAIGAGLVSLAKPILPWAMAFAAGTMLFVISDEIIPESHRLGYEKGATFGVILGFVCMMFLDVTLG; the protein is encoded by the coding sequence ATGCTCCACAGCTTCGCTCAACTACCAGTGTTTTATCTGGGCTTATTTGGCAGTCTTTTGGCAGGATTGGCTACAGGAGTCGGAGCCTTACCTATTCTATTTTTGAGCAAAGTCACCCAGAAGTTTCAGGGGGCTTTGATGGGGTTTGGAGCAGGGGTGATGCTAGCCGCAACTTCATTTTCCTTGTTGATTCCAGGGATTGAAGCCGCAACGGAGCAGACGGGCAGTGAAGTAGTAGCAGCCCTAATCGTTAGCGCTGGTATGCTACTCGGTGCCTTCTTTCTCTGGTTCAGCCATCGTTATTCTCCTCACGAACACTTTATTAAAGGGCCGGAGGGTTCCAATCCGGTGAGCTTAAAGCGGATTTGGCTTTTTATTATTGCGATTACCATTCATAACTTCCCCGAAGGTTTGGCGGTGGGAGTAGGCTTTGGCGGCGAAACTTTAGCCAACGGCATCACCCTCGCGACCGGAATCGGCCTGCAAAATATGCCCGAAGGCTTTGTAGTGGCTCTAGCCCTGGTGGGTGAAAAATATTCCAAGGGGACTGCCCTCATGGTGGCTCTGATGACTGGTTTAGTCGAACCTTTTGGCGGTGCGATCGGCGCGGGTCTAGTTTCTTTAGCCAAACCGATTTTGCCTTGGGCGATGGCCTTTGCAGCGGGAACCATGCTGTTTGTGATCAGCGATGAAATTATTCCAGAGTCCCACCGCCTCGGCTACGAGAAAGGCGCAACCTTTGGTGTTATCCTCGGGTTCGTCTGCATGATGTTTCTAGATGTGACCTTGGGCTAA